One window of Methanofervidicoccus abyssi genomic DNA carries:
- a CDS encoding DUF2067 family protein encodes MKKIISLKATNREILDFCNEISKIDINCSVESKTVYSECENINTFRIKIYGYDKDKLTEDYRTVKALINKIHRRYNPDRRGFYEFQLSELKYPINKDLIMETLKMLNIDYIYNKDSGSIKCKLSYDEFNRILEELNSICSDPRLNMMKIGSRPVKNIIVLISYFTKKDVEEIVDECIENGFFRVEEDGKIQLNRDPKLIKEYYFKRGENE; translated from the coding sequence ATGAAAAAAATTATAAGTTTAAAGGCAACAAATAGGGAGATCCTAGATTTCTGTAATGAAATATCGAAGATTGATATTAACTGTTCTGTAGAGTCAAAGACAGTTTATAGTGAATGCGAAAATATAAACACTTTTAGGATTAAGATATATGGATACGATAAGGATAAACTTACAGAGGACTATAGAACTGTAAAAGCCTTGATAAACAAGATACATAGAAGATACAACCCAGATCGAAGGGGATTCTACGAGTTTCAACTCTCTGAGTTGAAGTACCCTATAAACAAAGATCTAATAATGGAAACATTGAAAATGTTGAATATTGACTATATATACAACAAAGATAGTGGTAGTATAAAGTGTAAGTTATCCTATGACGAATTCAACAGAATCTTAGAGGAGTTAAACAGTATATGTAGTGATCCAAGGTTGAATATGATGAAAATAGGTTCAAGACCTGTAAAGAATATAATAGTTCTTATCTCTTACTTCACTAAAAAGGATGTAGAAGAGATTGTAGATGAATGTATTGAGAACGGTTTCTTTAGAGTAGAGGAAGATGGTAAAATACAGTTGAACAGGGATCCAAAACTTATAAAGGAGTATTACTTCAAGAGGGGAGAGAATGAGTGA
- a CDS encoding DUF4040 domain-containing protein yields MPLGIIDGAVLILIVLSYLGALTQKDLIKCVVLTGLGGLGLAYIFTSLLAPDVALTEAILGSAVLPAFFAFTVMRTQRFDEIDE; encoded by the coding sequence ATGCCTCTAGGTATAATAGATGGGGCGGTTTTGATACTCATAGTACTCTCCTACCTTGGTGCTTTAACTCAGAAAGATCTCATTAAATGTGTGGTTCTAACTGGACTAGGGGGTTTAGGACTGGCCTATATTTTCACATCCTTATTAGCTCCAGATGTTGCCCTAACTGAGGCCATACTTGGAAGTGCTGTACTTCCAGCTTTCTTTGCATTTACTGTGATGAGGACCCAGAGGTTCGACGAAATAGATGAATAG
- a CDS encoding beta-CASP ribonuclease aCPSF1: MSAEELLKEIKEYIIRNLPGNATITDVQFEGPEVVIYSKNPEIFSNTFIKEIAKVFKKRIAVRPDPSVLTDPETAKDKILEIVPEDAEITDCIFDVNTGEVIIESKKPGLVIGKEGRTLEEIKKAIKWAPKPVRTPPIPSETINAIRATLYRERAEIKEILRKIGRRIHRDVQLKGDVWVRVSFLGGAREVGRTCNYLQTPECRIVIDCGINIAVEGEKAFPHFDTPEFSIEEIDAVVVTHAHLDHCGFVPGLFRYGYDGPVYCSRPTRDLMTLLQKDYLEIAEKEGKIVPYTTKDIKKCVKHTIPIDYGVTTDIAPTVKLTLHNAGHILGSSIVHLHIGDGLFNIAYTGDIKFEASRLLEPAVCQFPRLEALIIESTYGGQEDILPDREKTEKEFLRIVSETIKRKGKVLIPVFGIGRAQELMLVLEEGYNQGIFNAPVYLDGMIWEATAIHTAYPEYLSKSIRDRILHEGDNPFLSEVFKKVKSTNNRRNIIDSDEPCIILTTSGMLTGGPSVEYFKALAGDERNSLIFVGYQAEGTLGRKVQKGWREIPITGKNGKSKVIKVNLEVHTLEGFSGHSDRRQLLKYLRKLKPMPEKILMVHGEASKCVDFASTAHKLFKKETRAPMNLDAVRVR, encoded by the coding sequence TTGTCAGCTGAGGAGTTATTAAAGGAGATAAAAGAATACATAATAAGGAATTTACCAGGAAATGCTACAATTACCGATGTTCAGTTTGAAGGGCCAGAAGTGGTAATATACTCCAAGAATCCTGAGATCTTTTCAAACACTTTTATTAAGGAGATTGCAAAAGTATTTAAGAAGAGAATAGCTGTAAGACCAGATCCTTCTGTTTTGACAGATCCAGAAACTGCCAAGGATAAGATATTGGAAATAGTACCTGAAGATGCTGAGATAACAGATTGTATATTCGATGTAAATACTGGGGAGGTAATTATAGAGTCTAAAAAACCTGGATTGGTTATTGGGAAAGAGGGGCGTACCTTAGAAGAGATCAAGAAGGCTATAAAGTGGGCACCTAAACCTGTTAGGACTCCTCCCATACCTTCTGAGACTATCAATGCAATAAGGGCCACACTTTACAGGGAGAGGGCAGAGATTAAGGAGATATTAAGAAAGATAGGGAGAAGGATACACAGAGATGTGCAACTGAAGGGGGACGTCTGGGTGAGAGTGTCTTTCTTAGGAGGTGCAAGGGAAGTGGGGAGAACCTGCAACTATCTTCAGACACCAGAGTGTAGGATTGTTATAGACTGTGGGATAAACATTGCTGTAGAAGGGGAGAAGGCATTCCCTCATTTTGATACTCCAGAGTTCTCTATCGAAGAAATAGATGCAGTAGTTGTCACCCATGCCCACTTAGATCACTGTGGTTTTGTCCCAGGGCTCTTCAGGTACGGCTATGACGGACCAGTATACTGTTCCAGACCTACAAGGGATCTCATGACTTTACTTCAGAAGGACTACTTAGAGATTGCAGAGAAGGAAGGAAAAATTGTACCTTACACCACTAAGGATATAAAGAAGTGTGTTAAACATACCATACCCATCGATTATGGCGTAACTACTGACATTGCACCTACAGTAAAACTCACTTTGCACAATGCGGGACATATTCTTGGATCTTCTATTGTTCATCTTCACATTGGAGATGGACTGTTCAACATAGCCTACACAGGTGATATAAAGTTTGAAGCCTCTCGACTACTAGAACCTGCAGTATGTCAGTTTCCAAGGCTGGAGGCGTTGATAATAGAATCTACCTATGGAGGGCAGGAAGACATCCTTCCAGATAGGGAGAAAACAGAGAAGGAGTTTCTAAGAATAGTTTCAGAAACTATAAAGAGAAAAGGTAAGGTACTTATACCAGTATTCGGTATAGGTAGAGCCCAGGAGTTGATGCTCGTCTTGGAAGAGGGGTACAATCAGGGCATATTCAACGCACCAGTTTACTTAGACGGTATGATCTGGGAAGCTACTGCAATCCATACAGCATATCCAGAGTATCTATCGAAGAGTATAAGGGACAGGATACTTCACGAAGGGGACAATCCATTTCTATCTGAAGTGTTTAAGAAAGTTAAAAGTACCAACAACAGGAGGAACATAATAGACAGTGATGAGCCCTGTATAATACTCACAACTTCAGGTATGCTAACTGGAGGCCCAAGTGTAGAGTACTTCAAGGCTCTAGCAGGGGATGAGAGAAATTCTCTAATATTCGTAGGTTATCAGGCTGAGGGTACCCTTGGAAGGAAGGTACAGAAGGGCTGGCGCGAGATACCTATTACTGGTAAAAATGGGAAATCCAAGGTGATAAAGGTAAATCTAGAGGTACATACTTTAGAGGGGTTCTCTGGACATAGTGATAGGAGACAGTTGTTAAAATATCTGAGAAAACTTAAACCTATGCCTGAAAAAATACTCATGGTCCATGGTGAGGCTTCAAAATGTGTCGATTTTGCAAGTACTGCTCATAAACTCTTTAAGAAAGAAACAAGGGCTCCTATGAATTTAGATGCTGTTAGAGTGAGATAG
- a CDS encoding DNA-directed RNA polymerase subunit L, with the protein MSEYVKVLSRDANSIELEIVNEDHSLCNLLKDILLKMEDKVVMASYCIDHPVLDPETGRYISNPRITLITKEGVDPIEVLKEALREIIDLCDRSLRELK; encoded by the coding sequence ATGAGTGAATACGTGAAGGTGTTAAGCAGAGATGCGAACAGTATTGAATTAGAGATAGTAAATGAAGACCACTCGCTATGCAACCTACTTAAGGACATTTTACTAAAAATGGAGGATAAAGTCGTTATGGCTTCCTACTGTATAGATCATCCTGTTTTAGATCCTGAAACTGGTAGATATATATCTAATCCAAGGATAACTCTAATAACTAAAGAAGGGGTGGATCCTATAGAGGTACTCAAGGAAGCACTAAGAGAAATAATAGATCTATGTGATAGATCATTAAGAGAGCTAAAATGA
- the rpe gene encoding ribulose-phosphate 3-epimerase, with protein MVKIGASILSANYGYLKEEIRKVEEAGVDLIHVDMMDGHFVPNISMGIGISKYVKDITSLPTEVHLMVENPNMFISVLAGNVDIISFHIETCRFPFRTINLIKEKGSKPIVALNPSTPINTIEYILDEVYGVLVMTVEPGFSGQKFIPQMLKKIDSLKRLINKEGHDVQIFVDGGINLETAPKVVEAGADVLISSSAIFCHGDVEEAVRRLKEAVKFR; from the coding sequence ATGGTGAAGATAGGAGCTTCTATACTCTCTGCAAACTACGGATATCTAAAGGAGGAAATAAGAAAGGTAGAAGAAGCAGGTGTAGATCTTATCCATGTAGATATGATGGATGGACACTTTGTACCTAATATAAGTATGGGTATTGGGATATCCAAGTATGTTAAGGACATAACTTCTCTACCCACTGAAGTTCATCTTATGGTAGAAAATCCTAACATGTTTATATCTGTCCTTGCAGGAAATGTGGATATAATTTCCTTCCATATAGAAACCTGTAGATTCCCTTTCAGAACTATAAACCTAATAAAGGAAAAGGGCTCCAAACCTATAGTAGCCCTCAATCCCTCAACTCCTATAAACACTATAGAGTACATCCTAGACGAGGTTTATGGAGTGCTTGTAATGACTGTAGAGCCTGGATTCTCGGGACAGAAGTTTATACCTCAGATGCTCAAAAAGATAGATAGTTTAAAGAGACTTATAAACAAAGAAGGACATGATGTCCAGATCTTTGTAGATGGAGGTATTAATTTAGAAACTGCTCCAAAGGTGGTAGAAGCAGGTGCAGATGTACTTATTTCCTCTTCTGCAATATTCTGTCACGGTGATGTAGAAGAAGCTGTTAGAAGATTAAAAGAGGCGGTTAAATTTAGATAA
- a CDS encoding phosphoglycerate kinase, producing MFLTMDDFDFKGKRVALRVDINSPMDVNSYTILDDTRIRACKDTIEELSGEGAKVVILAHQSRPGKKDFTPLYPHAKKLSEILGRDVEYVDDLFGSHALNTIERMEDGDIVILENVRFYSEEVLKDWNTWNDSFPKKQGKTIMIKKLYPYFDYFINDAFAAAHRAQPSLVGLAYYMPAIAGRIMEKEIKVLSKTLEDPDKPSIFILGGAKADDSIEVIKNVLKNNSADKVLTTGIVANIFLIAKGYDLGPNRDTIADMGYLDLIEVARNLLDTYGDRIEVPVDVALNVNGERKEVKLDIGERITYSIYDIGSETVEHYDGIIKEARTIVANGPAGVFENKNFLKGTAEILKSMVRSRAFTVIGGGHLSAAASIVGVADRIDHISTGGGACIQFLAGKKLPVIEILKKSYREYVAR from the coding sequence ATGTTCCTAACTATGGATGATTTCGATTTTAAGGGTAAAAGAGTAGCTTTGAGGGTAGATATAAACAGTCCTATGGATGTTAACAGTTATACAATCTTAGATGATACAAGAATAAGGGCCTGTAAGGATACCATAGAGGAGTTGTCTGGAGAAGGGGCAAAAGTGGTTATATTGGCCCATCAGAGTAGACCTGGAAAAAAAGATTTTACACCTCTCTATCCACATGCAAAGAAGTTATCTGAGATTTTAGGTAGGGATGTCGAGTACGTAGATGATCTCTTTGGGTCTCATGCTTTAAACACTATAGAAAGGATGGAAGATGGAGATATTGTAATACTGGAGAATGTAAGATTCTACTCCGAAGAAGTGTTGAAGGACTGGAATACCTGGAATGACTCTTTTCCAAAGAAACAGGGTAAAACTATAATGATAAAAAAGTTGTATCCTTACTTCGACTACTTTATAAACGATGCATTTGCAGCGGCACATAGAGCCCAGCCATCCTTAGTAGGTTTAGCTTACTACATGCCCGCAATTGCTGGAAGGATTATGGAGAAGGAGATAAAGGTACTTAGTAAAACCTTGGAGGATCCTGATAAACCTTCAATTTTTATACTTGGAGGAGCTAAAGCTGACGACAGTATAGAGGTTATAAAGAACGTGTTAAAAAATAACTCTGCAGACAAGGTACTCACAACTGGAATTGTGGCGAATATCTTCCTTATAGCTAAAGGTTACGATCTAGGACCTAACAGAGATACGATAGCTGATATGGGGTATTTAGATCTAATAGAAGTTGCAAGGAATCTCCTAGATACCTATGGGGACAGGATAGAGGTGCCGGTAGATGTTGCATTGAATGTAAATGGAGAAAGAAAAGAAGTAAAGTTGGATATAGGGGAGAGAATTACCTATTCTATATACGATATAGGTAGTGAAACTGTAGAACATTACGATGGAATAATAAAAGAGGCTAGGACCATAGTTGCAAATGGGCCTGCAGGTGTTTTTGAAAATAAAAACTTTTTAAAGGGTACTGCAGAGATACTAAAAAGTATGGTTAGATCTAGAGCATTTACGGTGATAGGAGGAGGTCATCTATCGGCAGCTGCCAGTATAGTTGGTGTTGCAGACAGAATAGATCATATCAGTACAGGAGGAGGAGCCTGTATACAATTCTTAGCAGGTAAGAAGTTACCTGTAATAGAGATACTGAAGAAGTCGTATAGAGAATACGTTGCAAGATAA
- the psmB gene encoding archaeal proteasome endopeptidase complex subunit beta, whose translation MEYMKGTTTIGLICKDGIVLATDRRATMGNLIADKEAKKLYKIDDYIAITIAGSVGDAQALVRLISAETKLYKLRTGSYIPPHSCAVLLSNILHSSRYFPFLTQMLVGGYDNLYGPKLFSLDPLGGVNEESSFTATGSGSPTALGVLESEYRRNLSVKKGKELAVRALVSAMERDAYSGNGISLGVVDRNGVKIYSENEVNRLVNRVKKKIKH comes from the coding sequence ATGGAGTATATGAAAGGAACTACCACTATAGGCCTTATATGTAAGGATGGTATAGTACTTGCCACTGACAGAAGGGCTACAATGGGCAACCTCATTGCAGATAAAGAAGCGAAAAAGTTATATAAGATAGATGATTATATAGCTATAACTATAGCAGGTAGTGTCGGGGACGCCCAGGCCCTTGTCAGGTTGATCTCTGCAGAAACCAAGTTATACAAACTGAGGACTGGGAGTTATATACCACCACATTCCTGTGCAGTACTTTTAAGTAATATACTACACAGTAGTAGATACTTCCCTTTTTTAACCCAGATGTTAGTTGGAGGATACGACAACTTATATGGCCCAAAACTATTTTCCTTAGATCCCTTGGGTGGAGTTAATGAGGAGTCGTCCTTTACAGCAACAGGTTCAGGCTCTCCAACAGCTCTAGGTGTCTTAGAGAGTGAATATAGAAGAAACTTGTCTGTAAAAAAAGGTAAAGAGCTGGCAGTTAGAGCTCTTGTATCGGCCATGGAGAGGGATGCCTATTCAGGTAACGGCATCTCTCTTGGAGTGGTAGATAGGAACGGAGTTAAGATATACTCCGAGAATGAGGTGAATAGGTTAGTGAATAGAGTTAAAAAGAAGATAAAACATTAA
- a CDS encoding MBL fold metallo-hydrolase: MLVDIIFLGAGGGRWETIYQNKGTGGFRIHTEKTRLHIDPGPGTLVRMKDLNINPLDTNILFVSHDHPDHYTDAEIIVEAMTKGMTKKRGYIVSNISVLEGFGKYENAISKYHQSMCEKVYILNPGESVSIYDVKLTGTKTKHGDPFGIGLRVSTYNGDIGYTGDTEKIDSLIQDFDGVRVLVANVMKEKGKRIRGHLCSNDLIDLLGSMNKKPELVVINHMGLKMANVIGECRYILENTGVKTVAAKIGLKVSLYKDFYSIMYL; the protein is encoded by the coding sequence ATCTTGGTGGATATAATATTCTTAGGTGCTGGAGGAGGTAGGTGGGAAACTATATATCAAAATAAGGGTACAGGAGGTTTTAGGATACACACTGAGAAAACACGGTTACATATAGATCCAGGTCCTGGGACTTTGGTAAGGATGAAGGATTTAAATATAAATCCCCTAGATACTAACATTCTCTTCGTCTCTCACGATCATCCAGATCACTATACAGACGCTGAGATAATAGTAGAAGCCATGACTAAAGGAATGACAAAGAAAAGAGGCTATATTGTAAGTAACATCTCAGTTTTAGAGGGTTTTGGTAAGTATGAAAATGCAATCTCTAAGTATCATCAGTCTATGTGTGAGAAGGTCTATATACTAAATCCTGGAGAGTCTGTAAGTATCTACGATGTAAAACTAACAGGTACAAAGACGAAACATGGAGATCCTTTTGGTATTGGTTTAAGAGTTAGCACATACAACGGGGATATTGGATACACTGGAGATACTGAAAAAATAGATTCCCTCATCCAAGATTTCGATGGAGTTAGAGTACTTGTAGCTAACGTTATGAAGGAGAAGGGGAAAAGGATAAGGGGACATCTATGTTCCAACGATTTGATAGATCTCTTGGGGAGTATGAACAAAAAGCCTGAATTAGTGGTTATTAATCACATGGGTTTAAAGATGGCGAATGTAATAGGGGAATGTAGATATATCTTAGAAAATACTGGAGTTAAAACTGTTGCTGCAAAGATTGGGTTGAAGGTTTCACTATATAAGGATTTCTACAGTATAATGTATCTTTAG
- a CDS encoding potassium channel family protein, whose protein sequence is MKALNRIKLGILVLLVIIFSATLGLMYLEGWDFFTALYVTVITLSTVGYGDITPTTFWGKVFTLLYIVCGVGAMAYTFASIAGFIIEGELKKVLRLKKMENKLKNINNHYIICGFGKIGKVVTKKFDNAGVPYVVIDIDEKNLMEETENYKNLLYVIGDATLDEVLIKAGVKRAKGLIATVSSDAENLFITISARGLNPNLYIIAKAEAENTVDKLLKAGANRVVSPYSIGGMRIAEMALRPEILDFVSTPMDETYDMEIGRFTVHPGSEVVGKTLHESKIRQKSGATILAIIKDNDNVIINPGPDVVLEVYNVIYAFGTKEHLKKLKKILGCPEE, encoded by the coding sequence ATGAAAGCACTGAACAGAATAAAATTAGGTATTCTAGTGCTATTAGTTATTATTTTTTCAGCTACTTTGGGCCTAATGTACTTAGAGGGTTGGGATTTTTTTACAGCCCTCTACGTTACAGTGATCACTTTATCCACTGTAGGATACGGAGATATAACCCCTACTACCTTCTGGGGTAAGGTATTTACACTGTTGTATATAGTTTGTGGTGTTGGAGCGATGGCCTATACCTTCGCCTCCATCGCAGGATTCATAATTGAAGGAGAGTTGAAAAAGGTACTAAGGTTGAAAAAGATGGAAAATAAATTGAAAAATATCAATAACCACTATATAATATGTGGATTTGGGAAAATTGGAAAGGTAGTAACAAAGAAGTTTGATAATGCTGGAGTACCCTACGTAGTAATCGATATCGATGAAAAGAACCTAATGGAGGAAACAGAGAATTATAAAAATCTACTGTACGTTATAGGGGATGCTACCTTAGATGAAGTCTTAATAAAGGCTGGAGTAAAGAGAGCCAAGGGATTGATTGCAACAGTTAGTTCTGACGCTGAGAATCTATTTATCACCATTTCTGCAAGGGGATTGAATCCCAATCTATATATTATCGCCAAAGCCGAGGCAGAGAATACAGTCGATAAACTTCTAAAGGCTGGTGCAAATAGAGTGGTCTCTCCCTATAGTATTGGAGGAATGAGAATAGCCGAAATGGCCCTGAGACCTGAGATATTGGATTTTGTATCCACTCCGATGGATGAGACTTATGATATGGAGATTGGGAGATTCACTGTCCATCCAGGCTCAGAGGTCGTTGGAAAGACTCTTCACGAATCTAAGATAAGGCAGAAAAGTGGTGCCACAATACTAGCAATTATAAAAGATAATGATAATGTGATCATCAACCCAGGTCCAGATGTTGTCTTAGAGGTCTATAATGTTATATATGCTTTTGGTACAAAGGAACATCTTAAGAAACTTAAAAAGATATTGGGATGTCCTGAAGAGTAG
- the uppS gene encoding polyprenyl diphosphate synthase, producing the protein MILSLLIKIYDFFNEMGLSKIYEKILEKKIDKNKVPKHVGVIMDGNRRLARLLGEKPIRGHYLGAKKVKEFIKWCIDLNIGIVTLYSFSLENFYRPKEEVEALMDLFEREFRSIAEDPDVHRYQINIKAIGRLHLLPKKVQEAIRYAEERTKNYNKYRVNIAIAYGGRQELVDAVKKIAEKVKKNELDIEDITVETISQHLYTSHLPYPDPDLIIRTSGEERISNFLIWQSSYSELYFCDTYWPKFRKIDFLRAIRDYQRRVRRFGR; encoded by the coding sequence ATGATATTGTCCTTATTAATTAAAATTTACGATTTTTTTAACGAAATGGGGTTATCAAAGATTTATGAAAAAATACTGGAAAAGAAGATCGATAAAAATAAGGTTCCAAAACATGTAGGAGTTATAATGGATGGAAATAGGAGGTTGGCAAGATTATTAGGGGAGAAACCTATAAGGGGACATTACTTAGGTGCAAAGAAGGTCAAGGAATTTATAAAGTGGTGTATAGATTTAAACATTGGAATCGTTACTCTCTATTCCTTTTCTCTGGAGAACTTTTATAGGCCTAAGGAAGAGGTAGAGGCTCTGATGGATCTATTTGAAAGAGAGTTTAGATCCATTGCAGAGGATCCCGATGTACATAGGTATCAAATCAACATAAAGGCTATAGGTAGGCTACATCTACTACCTAAGAAGGTACAGGAAGCTATAAGATATGCAGAGGAGAGGACTAAAAATTATAATAAGTACAGGGTTAATATCGCCATTGCTTATGGAGGTAGGCAGGAGTTAGTGGATGCCGTGAAAAAGATCGCTGAAAAAGTGAAAAAAAATGAATTAGATATTGAAGATATAACTGTAGAGACTATCTCCCAACATCTATACACCTCCCACCTCCCATATCCAGATCCAGATCTAATAATAAGAACTTCGGGAGAGGAGAGAATAAGTAACTTTCTAATATGGCAGTCGAGTTATTCTGAACTTTACTTCTGTGACACCTACTGGCCTAAGTTTAGGAAGATAGATTTTCTCAGGGCTATAAGGGATTATCAGAGGAGGGTAAGGAGATTCGGAAGGTAA
- the mtxX gene encoding methanogenesis marker protein Mmp4/MtxX: protein MYLIGIDYRNRNSKEVLKAYKKLLSEGIDIKLVEDPKELIDSVLKGCVLGGVRGTLPSSEVMSYLRKHIGRFYRASILKNPFIGEYFFLVPVGIDEINENNSFRDKVTIIKYILDFIKDSGFFKDVKIGVLSGGRFSDYGRSERVDKLIEEAVNIVEYIRKTYNVHIEHRGIVLEEYLKEGFNVILAPDGISGNLIFRSLALVCGVEGCGALVLSRRRIRFIDTSRSGTWDRYYNSVKFLKNLFPLK from the coding sequence ATGTATCTGATAGGGATAGACTACAGGAATAGAAACAGTAAAGAAGTACTGAAGGCGTATAAAAAACTCTTAAGCGAAGGTATAGATATAAAACTTGTTGAAGATCCTAAAGAGTTAATAGATTCTGTATTGAAGGGTTGTGTGTTAGGTGGAGTGAGGGGAACCCTACCTTCCTCGGAAGTGATGTCCTATTTGAGAAAACATATAGGGAGGTTTTATAGGGCGTCGATCCTGAAGAATCCCTTTATCGGAGAATACTTCTTTTTAGTTCCTGTAGGGATAGATGAGATAAATGAGAATAACAGTTTTAGGGATAAAGTAACTATTATAAAGTATATTTTAGATTTTATAAAAGACAGTGGCTTCTTTAAAGATGTAAAAATCGGAGTACTCTCTGGAGGAAGGTTCTCTGACTACGGCAGAAGTGAGAGGGTAGATAAATTAATAGAAGAGGCAGTGAATATTGTTGAATATATACGTAAAACATACAACGTCCATATAGAACATAGAGGTATAGTATTGGAGGAATACTTAAAGGAGGGTTTCAACGTTATATTGGCTCCAGATGGTATATCAGGTAATCTAATTTTCAGATCTTTGGCCTTAGTCTGTGGGGTTGAGGGATGTGGGGCCTTAGTATTGAGTAGAAGGAGGATAAGGTTTATTGATACAAGTAGAAGTGGCACCTGGGATAGATATTACAACAGTGTGAAATTTCTAAAAAACTTATTTCCACTTAAGTAA
- a CDS encoding transketolase, whose protein sequence is MSGTPYIKNTDLEELKTIAKKIRYNVVKMIGLAKSGHPGGSLSATDIIVALYYKIMNHDPKNPEKKGRDIFVLSKGHACPALYAVLAELGYFDKEELWKLRKVGALLQGHPSISIPGVEASTGSLGQGFSVAVGIALGCKLDGLNNTVYVLLGDGECQEGQVWEAAMAASHYKLDNLIGFVDRNRLQIDGCTEDVMRLDDLKEKFKAFGWDVFEIDGHNFKEIINTVNTAKSLKNGRPKMIIANTIKGKGVSFMEDNIGFHGKAPNEEQLEKALKELS, encoded by the coding sequence ATGAGTGGCACCCCTTATATCAAAAACACGGATTTAGAGGAGTTAAAAACAATAGCCAAAAAGATAAGGTACAATGTTGTGAAGATGATAGGATTAGCCAAATCTGGTCATCCCGGTGGTTCCCTGTCTGCAACTGATATTATAGTTGCACTGTATTACAAGATAATGAACCACGATCCAAAGAATCCAGAGAAGAAGGGTAGGGATATATTCGTATTAAGCAAGGGACACGCCTGTCCTGCACTCTACGCAGTTCTTGCAGAGTTGGGATACTTCGACAAGGAGGAACTATGGAAGTTGAGAAAGGTTGGAGCCCTCCTTCAGGGACACCCTTCTATAAGCATACCAGGGGTTGAAGCCAGTACAGGATCCTTGGGACAGGGTTTCTCAGTAGCTGTAGGGATTGCCTTAGGATGTAAATTGGACGGATTGAATAATACCGTCTATGTTCTTCTTGGAGATGGAGAGTGCCAGGAGGGGCAGGTTTGGGAAGCTGCTATGGCAGCCTCCCACTATAAACTCGATAACTTAATAGGGTTTGTAGATAGAAATAGGCTTCAGATAGACGGTTGTACCGAAGATGTGATGCGCTTAGATGATTTAAAGGAGAAGTTTAAAGCCTTTGGATGGGATGTATTTGAGATAGATGGACATAACTTCAAGGAGATAATCAATACAGTCAATACTGCTAAATCCTTAAAGAATGGTAGACCTAAGATGATCATAGCAAATACTATTAAAGGTAAGGGAGTATCCTTTATGGAAGATAACATAGGATTTCATGGTAAGGCTCCAAATGAGGAACAGTTAGAAAAGGCACTTAAAGAGCTCTCTTAA
- a CDS encoding cation:proton antiporter (subunit G of antiporter complex involved in resistance to high concentrations of Na+, K+, Li+ and/or alkali): protein MYFPIKEIVLLIASTGILLASYRLWIMKDGKNMVYARIHISSVIDLACILIMLVLNHPLLAFLYLILSPFVAHAIANADYYDRMKKRAIKKLRC, encoded by the coding sequence ATGTATTTTCCTATAAAAGAGATAGTACTTTTAATAGCTTCCACAGGGATACTCCTGGCATCCTACAGGTTGTGGATTATGAAGGATGGAAAGAATATGGTTTATGCACGTATTCATATTAGTAGTGTCATAGATCTCGCCTGCATACTTATAATGCTAGTTTTAAATCATCCATTGCTGGCATTTCTTTATCTCATCTTATCTCCCTTTGTAGCACATGCCATAGCAAATGCTGATTACTACGACAGGATGAAGAAGAGGGCGATAAAAAAATTAAGGTGTTGA